From the genome of Vitis riparia cultivar Riparia Gloire de Montpellier isolate 1030 chromosome 11, EGFV_Vit.rip_1.0, whole genome shotgun sequence:
ACAtcttctttaataataataattactattggattaaaaatacaaatgaatttgatattatttaaataataaataaatgaaataaaaatctacattttacatagaatttttttaaaaaatggggttttttctctctctctctaaaatgTGGATAAatcaagttaaaaaatattggatCAATAAGTaagaattttattcaaatataagagtgatatttaaatattattaaaagttggtttgattatttaaaaagttgtaccaatgaaaaattaattttttgtttatatgataCAAAAATGTGTAAAAaagatattatcaaattaaaaatgataatatgacAAAAATAAGTCTAATTTCTCATTCATTCTTATaatcttttaatatttacaGATGAATGAAGGATAATTAGGGCCTCTTCGGGAATTTTTGGAAACAAgtcccaaaaaataatttttaaaaatagttcctTTCTCAGTtgcttttagaaataaaattatatttgaaacttaaataaGAAGATCAATTTTCTTGACATGTtctataatataaaagtttttaaacattttttcatatttttaattattactccaaatattttttatgaaatgttaTTCACGAAAATTTTACATGCAATGCAAaaggttttaatttatttttcatatttttaattattactcggaatatttaaaaaaaaaaaattgacttaaaacatctctaatttgttttaaacgaatctaaaatttgttctaaaaaaagaCATGTTCAtagaacaaattttttaaaaatatatatagatttgtCAAAAATCTGTCAATTATGTTTTCTaagttaaaaaattgttttatgttttgaagAATGTAAAATGATGTTTAAAACcatctaaaatttgtttaaaaaaaacatattttagaaacaaattctataataataatgattattataaaaacatttttaaattgtggtgccaataattattttaaagaaacacTTATTCAATATTAGTCTATGAATCATTTCAAGTCGATTTTAAAAGAGTggtgtttaatattttatcagacacttactattatttatttaaagggAAGCGCTGGGAACATGGGCCGGACTGGGCCTTTGCATGCGATTGAACAAGGggcatgatttttaatttaaagatttGGAGGGGAGATGTTCACAAATTGCAGTAAGTGTAAAAGAATCCAAACAGTAATCCTGAGGTTGCAAGAAAAGCAAGAAGTGGAGTAAGGGAAGCTGAAGAAGACGGAAGAAGACAAGAAATCAATGGCGTCTCAACGAGAAGACAAGATCAAGGACGAGAAAATCCCTCCTCTCGATGAAGACGACATTGCCCTCCTTAAAACCTATGTATGTGTCTCTCTTTCTTCAACCTACTCCGATTTTGCTTCTCATTTCGCTCTTCAATTATTTGCTCATCTTTACTAACCTCTGCACTGAatttttagccttttttttgtttgtttgtttctgtTGATAGATTGAAATGGTTAATGCAGGGCCAAGGACCATACTCTGACAGAATAAAAATAGTGGAGAAAGAAATCGAGGAAATGGTGAAGAAGATGGATGATATTTGTGGTATGTCAAGCTTCTTGATATATCCTAATATTGTTAAATGACGGGGAGGATCAGCATTAAGTTCTATGCATTTTGCCAATATAGAATCAATAATGGTGTTATTACATATGCAACTATGTAATTGAAGTTTCAGGGTTGGAGAGGCCTAATAATTGAATATGGAACCTTTTCTTGAAGAAGGTGGTCGTGCAGGCTGGGGCTGGGCCGCTGGGGTGGTTAAAACTTAAATCATAATCATTTGCTTGGGAAAATGTATCGAATATATGATGCTTTGATGCTTTGCttgctttctttcctttttgaatGCATTCAGTCTATTAAGACTGAATTCTCTCCAAGCTTAATGTAGCATTAATTAATTACCTTTGTTTGTGCAACAGGTACCGCGGAATCTGACACTGGTTTGGCTCCACCAAGTCACTGGAATCTTCCTTCTGATAGACTAATGATGCAGAATGAGAAGTCACTTCGGGTGTGTTTTCTGAATTTTCCACGGCTtgttaaatgaaaaagaaaatgtgctaattgaagaattaaataacTATTTTGCAAATTAGGTTGCAAGGTGCACGAGGATAATCAACCCCAATTCTGAAAACCCCCAGTATATGATAGATGCCAAGCCAACTGCAACGGTCTGCGCTCTTTGCAATgcctttttaaaatatagtttttttcttttctaattattatcCTTTGTGATTATCCTATTCATTATATTGTATTCCCCATTTCATTTACATTAATTTGTTTGTGTATAATGCACATTTTTAGGTGGGGAATATGCATGGATCTTAGTTGGATTTAAATGTATTGCTTGAGTTTTAGAGTGCATTTGtaagtgattttaggaaatatttctattttttttttaatattttaaatattttttttttaatattacaaataatagaaatatttcctaaaattattatttacttaAACAATATCTTaacaaaacattaaatgctaacatCAAGTCtgatattttcttaatattgtaATTGTACATAGTATGTGGTCGAATTGAGTGCCAAAGTCTCTCAAACGGATATAGATGAAGGCATGCGTGTTGGGTATGCATCTTGTTTTCTTtctgaattttcatttttttgatgTGTGGTTATTAGGATCTTTATTATATGTTATGATCTTTGTTCaacttttaacattttctttgcAAAAAACATGGTGATCCTATTCTTTTGTGTATTCTcgttaaattaattatttttttatttttttctttaatcatgTAACTTTGTAGACACATTATTTTATGAATAAGGATTTGGTTTTAACATATCTAGGGTAAGAAATCACGAGACAGTAGCTTTTAGATAATTGTTTAAAACCTCCACATTTAGAGTacatttgataatgattatatgaagttttttaagcatttttaatatttgaaagataaatttttttaagtatttcaaatattaaaaacaccttctaaaatcactattaaacacactcttaattcAATTATGAAATTTAGAAAACCTTAATTCATTGGTGAGACAATTAGGTGTTCTAACTTCATGCGAAAGCTTTTTGTAGAGGACAGTGATCGTCCTGAAGATGCGAGCTTCCTAGCTTCTTTTTGGAAGCCTAGATTAGCAAGCTAGGAAGCTGATAAACTGGCTGAGAGAGGAGCCAGCATCCCTATTGCTTTCATGAGGCCTTCtgttatatatatgcatatatatagcCTCAAACTATTGttctttcttataaaaaaaaatcatattcaatattaaaaaaaaaatcctaatttcatttttctataaaagagccctatattttattttatgattcttaattaaatttaaaacttttaactAACAATAGGCAAAGTCTAAAACCTATCACTAACTAGCTTAGGCTAACTCTAATcacatatttattaattgattgtttgtaaatttaatcaatgtttaataaaacttaatatttattatttaataacttaattaactttaagttaaattattttaacttgttcacttaaaatttatttcctattttttactttaaatattaaaattgtttaataaacttaaaatttattttaactagTCAAATTTACACATCTACCCCAttaatttaactcatttttattgcattgattttaactcatgCATGTTTATATCTACTAATTTTAAATGATGAatctatgtaaaaaaaattcatatttaaagtattgtaattacataaaataactataaaatatttattataaaaattgtatcATAGATGTAaaatcataattctaaaatatactcTCATTAATATAGATAAAATGGactaaaaaagtatttaaagttaaaataactttaaattgtaatattaaattatttttctaaacatgtttaatttatttaataatttaaattaagttatcaaGTCATTAATTCTTTTAAGCTAATTTATCAAAAATCTTCGTAATGTTAGACTCATATCTATGAAGCTATATTAAAGATAAATTGTTAAcgttattttgtttttggtacTTTTATGAAGAGATGCACTAAATTTCCCAtttcattgatttctttttgtttggtgGCTACATTGTCATTGTAGGATTGATCGAATTACACGTCAGATTGAGATGCCATTGCCCCCAAAGATTAATCCAAGTGTAACAATGTTGATAGTAGAAGAGAAGCCTAATGTAACATATGATGATGTTGGTGGATGTAAAGAGCAGATTGAGAAGCTGCGCGAGGTCTGTACCTTCTTCCattgttttatttcaaaaaataatgaagggtTAATTTCAATGAAATCCTTCGAGATGAAGTGTAAATATATGTTACTAtcattggttttaaatttccTCAATTAACatctttataaatttattctatttttaaaacttattatttaaaaagattttaagtaaaaatattttaaatcctGTAAACTAATCATGCTGCATCATGTCagctttgtttttaatttttactacTCCATACTTACTACATGATTAAGACatgttcattttctttcttgaggttgttgagcTGCCCATGCTTCACCCGGAGAAATTTGAGAAACTTGGAATCGAACCTCCCAAGGGTGTGCTGTTTTATGGTCCTCCTGGAACTGGCAAGACTCTCTTAGCTAGAGCTGTGGCCAATAGAACTGGTGCATGTTTTATTCGTGTTATTGGGAGTGAACTTGTTCGAAGATATGTTGGTGAGGGTGCCCGCATGGTCCGACAGATTTTTCGGGTAAAGGAATATATATTTCCATGTTtcactatttaattaattaacaatttaaCCAGCATTTGTGGCATTAATTTGCTGTAGATGGCACGCTCAAAGAGGGCTTGCATTGTGTTTTTTGATGAAGTTGATGCCATAGGTGGTGCACGTTTTGATGATGGTAAGGGTGGAGACAGAGAAGTTCAACGTACCATGCTTGAAATTGTAAATCAGCTTGATGGTTTTGATGCTCGAGGAAACATCAAAGTTATGATGGCAACAAACAGGTTAGTTGGAAACCAATCTATAGTTCTTATTCACTGTTGATGTCCcacttaattttcaatcctttgtTTTGCCAATGAACttaattgatttgtttttttttcattcactaTCTTAATTTTGACCTTTTAAAGACCTGGTACACTGGACCCAGCTCTATTACGTCCTGGGAGACTAGATCGGAAGCTTGAATTTGGGCTACCCGATGTGAAGAGCAGGACACAAATATTCAAGATCCACACTCGAACTATGAACTGTGAAAGAGATATTCGTTTTGAGCTTCTTGCACGCATTTGCCCCAGCTCTACTGGTAAATAAGCTTGTCAAGTAGTAACTGAAACTGCATGCTGGGAAACTCAAACGAACTAGTCTTTCTCTCACCTGATcataaataatatcatatatatgcTAGCTccttttaaacaaaaatgaaaaatccatATTGATATATAATGGTTTGGTTGGGAATTTAATTATACATGAAATAGACCAttgtctttaattttaattataattattacgGGAGCAAACCTGTATGCCTATGGCTTCCATACCATGATTTTATTTACGGACCAATGGATTGATGGTCGGTATACAGTGGGGGGCTGTGGATCCCTGCTGGTACGTAGTGTATCTTAAATTAATCGTATTTGTTTCCACTCTATAGCAAGAGCACTTATCCTGCATGAGAACAAAGCATGCATATATGTGGACAGGATTAGCAAAACATGGAACATAAGTAGACATGCTCTAACTTGAGTACGGGAAGAAACAAACTAATATTTCTTGTTCTAGTAAGTAGTAACGTTACACATATGCTTGGAGCTAAATTGATATTGAAAGCATGCTTTAATTTGTGCATTTATTTAATTCgcttcaaatatatatatatatatatacacacccCTTAAAATCTTGTGGGGTTTGCAATTTGAATCCAATCAAATATTTACCAGAATGATTTAATTACTATTTGAATTAATGGTTTTCAAGATCAGTACttcattcaattttatattcaaatcttATGCTTTGCTTGGTTAATTTATGAGcaaatttattctataaatgTGTTTCAAGTGAAACTCTTTTCCTGCATGCAGGAGCTGACATAAGGAGTGTCTGCACTGAGGCTGGGATGTTTGCTATTAGAGCACGTAGGAAGATTGTGACAGAGCGAGATTTCCTTGATTCAATAAAAAAGGTCATCAAGGGCCACCTCAAGTTCAGTGCAACACCGGAGTACATGATTTACAGCTGATTGATTTTTTCCATAATGTCGTTAATTTGTTGCACATAAAAATACTTCACAGCTAGTGGATTAAATGACActgtttctctttattttagGCTCTTCTGACTTCTTACAACTTACAATTAAGGTCCTCCGTTTTCTGGTTGATTAATTT
Proteins encoded in this window:
- the LOC117925623 gene encoding 26S proteasome regulatory subunit 7 homolog A-like; the protein is MASQREDKIKDEKIPPLDEDDIALLKTYGQGPYSDRIKIVEKEIEEMVKKMDDICGTAESDTGLAPPSHWNLPSDRLMMQNEKSLRVARCTRIINPNSENPQYMIDAKPTATYVVELSAKVSQTDIDEGMRVGIDRITRQIEMPLPPKINPSVTMLIVEEKPNVTYDDVGGCKEQIEKLREVVELPMLHPEKFEKLGIEPPKGVLFYGPPGTGKTLLARAVANRTGACFIRVIGSELVRRYVGEGARMVRQIFRMARSKRACIVFFDEVDAIGGARFDDGKGGDREVQRTMLEIVNQLDGFDARGNIKVMMATNRPGTLDPALLRPGRLDRKLEFGLPDVKSRTQIFKIHTRTMNCERDIRFELLARICPSSTGADIRSVCTEAGMFAIRARRKIVTERDFLDSIKKVIKGHLKFSATPEYMIYS